In the genome of Flexistipes sinusarabici DSM 4947, one region contains:
- a CDS encoding TlpA family protein disulfide reductase, producing the protein MKKTNFRWLILPILIAGAFYITACTDKTDVETGNFTTMNKTGYIHFLEKNKGKVVLVNVFASWCPSCQYEMPLLNNIYSDFKGENFVMIGLSIDKKMNDLSKFIKEYNVDFPIYLGADDLMKHLKVTGVPETFLYDKKGKLVNKTIGPVNENYSEKFKNLL; encoded by the coding sequence ATGAAAAAAACTAACTTCAGATGGCTGATTTTACCTATTTTGATAGCAGGCGCATTCTATATTACAGCCTGCACTGATAAGACTGATGTCGAAACCGGAAATTTTACAACAATGAATAAAACAGGCTATATCCATTTTCTTGAAAAGAATAAAGGCAAAGTGGTGCTGGTAAATGTTTTTGCATCCTGGTGCCCATCCTGTCAGTATGAAATGCCGTTGTTAAATAACATTTACTCGGATTTTAAAGGGGAGAATTTTGTGATGATTGGTCTCTCAATTGACAAAAAAATGAATGATCTGAGTAAATTTATAAAGGAATACAATGTCGATTTCCCCATATATCTTGGTGCTGACGACCTTATGAAACACTTAAAAGTAACCGGTGTGCCTGAAACGTTTCTCTATGATAAAAAAGGAAAACTTGTAAATAAAACAATCGGTCCGGTTAATGAAAATTATAGCGAAAAGTTCAAAAACCTACTTTAA
- a CDS encoding aminotransferase class V-fold PLP-dependent enzyme, whose protein sequence is MKDLTTKIFNTDFPRKDPYGSIHFPVYDNVAFEFENSEELARTFAGKTDRHVYSRITNPTVAHLENRIKNLTGSLNVIATSSGMAAIANTVLALVQNGDNIVCSKYIFGNTYSLLNKTIKKFGVETRFVDPCDVDEISEKTDDKTRIIFMETITNPQMVVCDVEKISEIAGNSGAVFVMDTTATPPPVFEALEYGVDIEIISSTKYISGGATSVGGLIIDYGTFDWSQNPCLENDYRKFGPYTFTAYMKNEVHRNLGTCLSPHNAYLQNLGLETMQLRIEKSCSNAVKIAKSLLDMKRVKKVNYPGLYDGNSKDMTKKYFNGNPGSIITFELESRETCFGFMDNLNLIKKSTNIHDNRTLIIHPASTIFTEYPAKERENLGVSDSLIRLSVGIESFDDLTNDIKQALDKEEVVRNVK, encoded by the coding sequence ATGAAAGATTTAACTACTAAAATATTTAATACGGATTTCCCGCGCAAAGATCCATATGGCTCTATACATTTTCCGGTATATGATAATGTGGCTTTTGAGTTTGAAAACTCCGAAGAGCTGGCAAGGACTTTTGCCGGGAAAACAGACAGGCATGTTTATTCGAGAATTACCAATCCCACTGTCGCACATTTGGAAAACCGCATCAAAAATTTAACCGGCTCACTAAATGTGATTGCCACATCTTCTGGAATGGCAGCTATTGCCAATACGGTACTTGCTCTGGTTCAAAACGGAGACAACATTGTATGCAGTAAATATATATTTGGTAATACTTATTCGCTGTTGAATAAAACCATAAAAAAATTCGGAGTGGAAACCCGTTTTGTGGATCCATGTGATGTTGATGAAATATCTGAAAAAACGGATGATAAAACAAGAATTATTTTTATGGAAACAATTACCAACCCTCAGATGGTGGTTTGTGATGTGGAAAAAATTTCTGAGATTGCAGGCAATTCCGGAGCAGTTTTTGTAATGGACACAACTGCAACACCCCCTCCTGTGTTTGAAGCGTTAGAATATGGTGTTGATATAGAGATAATTTCCTCAACCAAATATATTTCCGGCGGGGCAACATCTGTAGGAGGATTGATAATAGATTACGGTACTTTTGACTGGTCACAAAATCCCTGTCTTGAAAATGACTACAGGAAATTTGGCCCGTATACTTTTACAGCTTATATGAAAAATGAAGTGCACAGAAATTTGGGAACGTGTCTTTCTCCTCACAACGCTTATCTGCAGAATCTCGGATTAGAAACAATGCAGCTGAGAATCGAAAAATCCTGCAGTAATGCGGTAAAAATTGCTAAGTCCCTTCTTGATATGAAAAGGGTGAAAAAAGTAAATTATCCTGGTCTGTATGACGGGAATTCGAAGGATATGACGAAAAAATACTTTAATGGAAACCCCGGTTCCATCATTACATTCGAGTTGGAATCGCGCGAGACGTGTTTTGGCTTTATGGATAATCTAAATCTGATAAAAAAATCCACCAATATACATGACAATAGGACTCTGATAATTCATCCTGCCTCTACTATTTTTACCGAATATCCGGCAAAAGAGAGAGAAAATCTCGGTGTCAGCGATTCTTTGATAAGATTGTCTGTGGGGATAGAAAGTTTTGACGATTTAACCAATGATATCAAACAGGCATTAGATAAAGAGGAGGTAGTGCGGAATGTTAAGTGA
- a CDS encoding sulfurtransferase TusA family protein, translating to MLTYQLPETINDDIGYYEKTVKDYLSGKTEAIKMKGIRVPLGIYEQRRENTFMVRIRIAGGIITPAQLKEVSQLALRFGSGMLHVTTRQDLQIHDVSIQDTVDVMKALVKCGLSAKGGGGNTVRNIVMSHDTGFCDDETFDFTPVVLRLTSDMINEEDSFKLPRKFKISFSNNGEDTGYAMISDLGLFAKENNGVKGFEVYVAGGLGRKSRPGELLYDFIDLNDLYRTVNAVKAVFYKYGNRKNKHRARLRFLFDDLGKEKFLSMVEEEKERFKKRDYVSLIGNEQIKAENYNKKMPVVANKVWLDRFVRRQENGLYNIMIPLKNGDIEADTAKKLSLSLENFGDDTIRLSNTQNVFLVNIPFKGVQEIYDFLVDKGLYEDTPNIIGKIVSCKGADTCKLGICKTRGAVKKIYELIESEKAVFADIENVNVHISGCPNACGKHLVGDIGFFGRAKQKNGSFYPSYTVMTGGFTKKGHAVFGHEKGEISAKNMPHFLTDVLKDYAGSSNSSFHEYLKNGGEDNINKILSNYSYVPSADEDISFYYDWGADEMFSTEDIGQGECSASLMDLIDSYLKSISQTKQLLKKGEENKPEEEYLYDILLKSVNIFVLLKGYDTDSVNKLVDIYKKEYHNILNDEQLNTAELLLQDTFSGKDTKKRILELSDYALTYYKSLDDNLGFAAAEVSGSDSKSESINFKDYRGVACPMNFVRIKVDLSAMKKGEILEVYLDDGAPIANVPRSVESEGHEIVDKRKIDNYWSLKIKKK from the coding sequence ATGTTGACTTATCAATTACCTGAAACGATAAATGATGATATTGGATATTATGAAAAAACTGTAAAAGATTATCTGAGCGGTAAAACGGAAGCTATTAAAATGAAGGGGATAAGAGTTCCCTTAGGAATATATGAACAGCGCCGGGAAAACACATTTATGGTAAGAATCAGAATTGCCGGCGGTATCATAACTCCGGCACAGTTGAAGGAAGTCAGCCAGCTGGCTTTAAGATTCGGTTCCGGCATGCTTCATGTTACCACAAGACAGGATCTGCAGATACATGACGTTAGTATACAGGATACGGTAGATGTGATGAAAGCACTTGTTAAATGCGGTCTCAGTGCAAAAGGCGGCGGTGGCAATACTGTAAGAAATATTGTTATGAGCCATGATACGGGATTTTGTGATGATGAGACTTTTGATTTTACTCCTGTGGTTTTGAGACTTACAAGTGATATGATAAATGAAGAGGATTCTTTTAAACTGCCCCGGAAATTTAAAATCAGTTTCTCCAATAACGGTGAAGATACAGGCTATGCAATGATTTCTGATCTGGGGCTGTTTGCCAAAGAAAATAATGGGGTAAAAGGATTCGAAGTATATGTGGCAGGCGGTTTGGGGAGGAAATCCAGACCGGGCGAGCTTTTGTATGATTTCATTGATCTGAATGACCTGTACAGAACGGTGAATGCTGTAAAGGCTGTGTTTTACAAATACGGAAACAGAAAAAATAAACACAGAGCCAGACTTAGGTTTCTCTTTGATGATTTGGGAAAAGAGAAATTTCTGAGTATGGTGGAAGAGGAAAAGGAAAGATTTAAAAAGCGTGACTATGTTTCTCTTATCGGTAATGAACAGATAAAAGCGGAGAATTATAATAAAAAAATGCCTGTGGTGGCTAACAAAGTATGGCTTGATAGATTTGTCAGAAGACAGGAAAACGGTTTGTATAATATAATGATACCCCTAAAGAATGGTGATATCGAAGCTGATACGGCAAAAAAGCTTTCTTTAAGCCTCGAAAACTTTGGTGATGATACAATAAGGCTTTCAAACACGCAGAATGTTTTTTTGGTTAATATACCTTTTAAAGGAGTGCAAGAGATATACGACTTTTTAGTCGATAAAGGATTATACGAGGACACCCCTAATATTATAGGCAAGATTGTTTCATGCAAGGGAGCTGATACGTGCAAACTGGGTATATGCAAAACAAGAGGAGCAGTTAAAAAAATTTATGAACTGATTGAATCTGAAAAAGCTGTTTTTGCAGACATAGAGAATGTTAACGTTCATATTTCAGGCTGTCCCAATGCCTGTGGAAAACATTTGGTGGGTGATATCGGTTTTTTCGGCAGAGCTAAACAGAAAAATGGGAGTTTTTACCCCTCTTATACGGTTATGACCGGTGGTTTTACTAAAAAAGGCCATGCCGTGTTCGGACATGAAAAGGGTGAAATTAGTGCAAAAAATATGCCGCATTTTTTGACGGACGTTTTAAAGGATTATGCCGGGTCAAGCAATTCTTCGTTTCATGAGTATTTGAAAAATGGTGGAGAAGATAATATTAATAAGATACTGTCGAACTACAGTTATGTCCCTTCTGCTGATGAAGATATTTCCTTTTATTACGACTGGGGTGCCGATGAAATGTTCAGTACCGAGGATATAGGCCAGGGGGAATGCTCTGCAAGTCTCATGGATTTAATAGATTCATATCTAAAATCCATCAGCCAAACAAAACAGCTTTTAAAAAAGGGTGAAGAAAACAAACCTGAAGAGGAATATTTGTACGACATATTACTTAAATCGGTGAATATCTTTGTTCTACTTAAAGGATACGACACAGACAGCGTTAATAAACTGGTGGATATTTATAAAAAAGAGTATCATAATATTTTAAATGATGAACAGTTGAATACTGCCGAATTATTGCTGCAAGACACGTTTTCCGGAAAAGATACAAAAAAAAGGATACTGGAATTGTCAGATTATGCGCTCACTTATTACAAAAGTCTCGATGATAATCTCGGTTTTGCTGCTGCAGAGGTCAGTGGAAGTGACAGTAAAAGTGAAAGTATAAATTTCAAGGATTACCGTGGAGTGGCCTGCCCCATGAATTTTGTGCGGATTAAAGTTGATTTGTCGGCAATGAAGAAAGGTGAAATTCTGGAGGTGTATTTGGATGATGGTGCTCCTATTGCAAATGTTCCAAGATCAGTTGAAAGTGAAGGACATGAAATAGTAGATAAGCGAAAAATAGATAATTACTGGTCGTTGAAAATAAAGAAAAAATAA
- a CDS encoding SoxR reducing system RseC family protein translates to MAGKTNTETGKVVKIDGDKVTVRFAKTSACSHCDHKDSCSSEGEDYMFVELENTIDAKVGETVEVASSVKSTYKNGFIVYILPLIVILISAGIGNFFDKKLGTGFITPVTAVASIIMYFSILHLIYKNKKSELVLQRPGRKNVQGCSHCG, encoded by the coding sequence ATGGCTGGAAAAACAAATACAGAAACAGGAAAAGTCGTTAAAATAGACGGTGACAAAGTGACAGTGAGGTTTGCAAAAACATCCGCCTGTTCTCATTGCGATCACAAAGATTCCTGCAGCAGTGAAGGTGAGGATTACATGTTTGTTGAACTTGAGAACACCATAGACGCAAAAGTTGGAGAGACGGTTGAAGTTGCATCCTCTGTAAAAAGCACGTACAAAAACGGGTTTATAGTATATATTCTCCCTTTAATCGTTATATTGATATCAGCCGGTATAGGTAATTTCTTCGATAAAAAGCTGGGAACGGGATTTATTACACCGGTAACGGCAGTTGCGTCAATTATTATGTATTTTTCAATACTGCATCTGATTTATAAAAATAAAAAATCAGAATTAGTGCTTCAAAGACCCGGCAGAAAAAATGTCCAGGGCTGCAGCCACTGCGGATAA
- a CDS encoding RrF2 family transcriptional regulator, protein MNATAKTVYSIMAIVELANSPKGEAVKVSKIAEKHGIPKRFLEISLSELRSSGIVVSKKGAKGGFFLSKNVEDISMYDIIKITESNVEIFNCEKYIENENCLLKSIFNSLNSEIANILKNMTFEDILKMLEDDRKVVNFII, encoded by the coding sequence ATGAATGCCACAGCCAAAACAGTTTATTCTATAATGGCAATTGTTGAGCTGGCTAATTCTCCGAAGGGAGAAGCCGTAAAAGTATCCAAAATTGCGGAAAAGCACGGTATCCCCAAAAGGTTTCTTGAAATTTCGCTGTCGGAGCTCAGATCATCGGGGATTGTGGTTTCAAAGAAGGGAGCAAAGGGGGGATTTTTTCTCTCGAAAAATGTAGAAGATATATCCATGTATGATATAATCAAAATAACCGAAAGCAATGTGGAAATCTTCAACTGTGAGAAATACATTGAAAATGAGAACTGTCTTTTGAAATCCATATTCAACAGCCTCAACTCGGAAATAGCAAATATTTTAAAAAACATGACTTTTGAAGATATATTGAAAATGCTTGAGGATGACAGAAAAGTTGTAAATTTTATAATTTAA
- a CDS encoding M67 family metallopeptidase has product MLKIYNTVYEEIIGHAGRDVPYEACGYLLGRNDTISIAYKMTNVDKSAEHFTFDPAEQFNAIKFARENKLEIAGVYHSHPDTPARPSEEDIRLAYDPDIYHFIVSLVSNPPELKCFSISDGKVERVDYEVV; this is encoded by the coding sequence GTGCTTAAAATTTATAATACCGTATATGAAGAAATTATAGGACATGCCGGCCGGGATGTTCCTTATGAGGCCTGCGGATACCTTTTGGGGAGAAATGACACTATTTCTATAGCTTACAAAATGACCAATGTGGATAAAAGTGCGGAGCATTTTACTTTTGATCCGGCCGAGCAGTTTAATGCTATAAAATTTGCCAGGGAAAATAAACTTGAAATAGCAGGGGTGTATCATTCCCATCCTGATACACCAGCAAGACCTTCTGAAGAGGATATAAGACTGGCCTACGATCCGGATATTTATCATTTTATTGTTTCCTTGGTGAGCAATCCTCCAGAATTAAAATGTTTCAGTATCTCAGACGGTAAGGTGGAAAGAGTGGATTATGAGGTGGTGTAA
- a CDS encoding HesA/MoeB/ThiF family protein translates to MLSEHEIERYSRHLILQNIGVEGQMKIKESKISIVGMGGLGSPAALYLAAAGVGKLGIADMDEVDISNLGRQIIHFTDDVGRLKVDSAEEKIKSINPNVDIDKYTRKLNSNNILDCLKDYDFVIDGTDNFSSKFLINDACVKLGKPYSHGGILRFTGQTMTILPGQSACYRCIFKTPPPPDAVPTCASAGVLGSVAGMLGTIQATEALKFLTDTGKLLKNCILHFDSGEMEFRKVNVKKNEKCTVCSKDAESIQLRDEEETVCEYKPEV, encoded by the coding sequence ATGTTAAGTGAACATGAGATAGAACGCTACAGCAGACATTTGATTCTGCAAAATATTGGTGTTGAAGGACAGATGAAAATAAAAGAGTCAAAAATATCTATTGTCGGCATGGGCGGTTTGGGTTCACCTGCTGCTCTTTATCTTGCTGCAGCAGGGGTGGGCAAGCTGGGAATTGCCGATATGGATGAGGTGGATATCAGTAATCTGGGAAGACAGATTATTCACTTTACGGATGATGTCGGCAGATTAAAAGTTGACTCCGCCGAAGAAAAAATAAAATCTATAAATCCCAATGTCGATATTGACAAATATACACGCAAACTTAACTCGAACAATATTCTCGATTGCTTAAAAGATTACGATTTCGTAATAGACGGTACAGATAATTTTTCTTCAAAATTCCTTATTAACGATGCATGTGTGAAATTGGGCAAACCGTATTCCCACGGCGGGATACTTCGATTTACCGGACAGACTATGACCATATTGCCTGGACAAAGTGCCTGTTACAGATGTATATTTAAAACGCCGCCTCCGCCTGATGCCGTGCCCACATGTGCTTCTGCGGGTGTTCTCGGTTCTGTTGCCGGTATGCTGGGTACAATACAGGCGACAGAAGCCCTTAAATTTTTAACAGACACGGGGAAACTGCTAAAAAATTGCATATTGCACTTTGATTCCGGAGAGATGGAATTCAGAAAAGTTAATGTTAAAAAGAATGAAAAATGTACAGTGTGCAGTAAAGATGCCGAATCAATACAGCTTAGAGATGAGGAAGAGACGGTGTGTGAATACAAACCGGAGGTATGA
- the thiS gene encoding sulfur carrier protein ThiS, which produces MKLFVNDEEKHIEKDALLLLDLLLESGVENPDTVVVQLNGEFVEKNSYQKTYVKENDKVDFLYFVGGGIYERFNY; this is translated from the coding sequence ATGAAGCTATTTGTTAACGACGAAGAAAAGCATATAGAGAAGGATGCGCTTCTTTTGCTCGATTTGTTGTTAGAGAGTGGCGTAGAGAATCCGGATACAGTTGTTGTTCAGCTGAACGGTGAATTTGTAGAAAAAAACAGCTATCAGAAAACCTATGTTAAAGAGAATGATAAAGTAGACTTTCTCTATTTTGTAGGTGGAGGAATTTATGAAAGATTTAACTACTAA
- the cobA gene encoding uroporphyrinogen-III C-methyltransferase, with translation MGKLILIGAGNSSDLITLRGLDRLKKADVILYDRLIDIAILEKVSGSKINVGKIPYENRHNQKYINQLIRKYLLMDFNVARLKSGDVSIFSRAAEEIETAENCGAAVEIVPGITTASTFSAKIKASLTKRNVSPGVVFITGHKCSEDIDNCYNWKALVELGMTIAVYMGVKNMKYIAARLIEHGLSADTPVVVGENIENKGERILFDSLSSFCENFGSYDISFPAIVFIGKALSPAESTLKSSGDVFSSAEPLLA, from the coding sequence ATGGGTAAATTAATACTGATAGGTGCCGGAAACAGCAGTGATCTGATAACTCTGCGTGGACTTGATCGGTTGAAAAAGGCTGATGTCATTTTGTATGACAGACTTATTGATATCGCCATACTTGAAAAAGTTTCAGGATCCAAGATAAATGTCGGAAAGATTCCTTATGAAAACCGGCACAATCAGAAATATATAAATCAGCTGATCAGAAAATATCTTTTGATGGATTTTAATGTTGCAAGGTTGAAAAGCGGCGATGTTTCCATTTTTTCAAGAGCTGCCGAAGAAATTGAAACGGCCGAAAACTGCGGCGCTGCTGTTGAGATTGTTCCCGGAATCACCACAGCTTCAACCTTTTCCGCGAAAATCAAGGCTTCGTTGACTAAACGCAATGTTTCTCCGGGGGTGGTGTTTATCACAGGTCATAAATGTTCCGAAGATATAGATAACTGTTATAACTGGAAGGCTCTAGTGGAGCTTGGTATGACTATCGCAGTCTATATGGGTGTAAAGAATATGAAATATATTGCGGCCAGACTTATAGAGCATGGTCTTTCTGCCGATACTCCTGTTGTTGTTGGTGAGAATATTGAGAATAAAGGAGAAAGAATACTTTTTGACAGCCTTTCTTCTTTTTGTGAAAATTTCGGCAGTTATGATATATCGTTCCCGGCGATCGTGTTTATAGGTAAAGCACTGAGCCCCGCCGAATCAACGTTGAAATCTTCGGGGGATGTTTTCAGTTCAGCAGAGCCTTTACTCGCTTAA
- the mnmA gene encoding tRNA 2-thiouridine(34) synthase MnmA gives MKKVIVAMSGGVDSSLAAALMKDKGYDVTGITLKLFDGQEKYLEDASRMADYLGIRWYMADYSEDFKNNVISYFTNTYKQGQTPNPCAYCNRYSKFSYLISEMKKIDAEMVVTGHYADTAELYGTMHIKKAADPKKDQSYFLSLLTADQIKYLHFPHAHRTKIEVRRIAGKYGLQVSNKKDSQEVCFLEGGDYRDYLSKFVPLDYGKGNFILNGLIIGEHKGILNYTVGQRKGLGISYHEPLYVKNIDPHTCNIELASRQNVFFKNIKAVNCNFVTTPPERFTAKAKIRYRMTEQNCSVEIRENNTAFVEFEEERFAPAPGQILSIYDGDYVLGGGFINEVF, from the coding sequence TTGAAAAAAGTTATTGTGGCAATGAGCGGTGGAGTTGACAGCTCTCTTGCAGCCGCGCTGATGAAAGACAAAGGGTATGATGTTACAGGCATTACCCTTAAACTGTTCGACGGACAGGAGAAATATCTGGAAGATGCCTCAAGAATGGCGGATTATCTTGGAATACGTTGGTATATGGCAGATTATTCAGAAGACTTTAAAAATAATGTTATCAGCTACTTTACAAACACATACAAGCAAGGGCAAACTCCGAATCCCTGTGCCTACTGCAACCGTTATTCAAAATTCAGTTATCTGATAAGTGAAATGAAAAAAATCGATGCGGAAATGGTAGTGACAGGCCACTACGCGGATACCGCTGAACTTTACGGTACCATGCACATAAAAAAGGCTGCCGATCCCAAAAAAGATCAATCATATTTTTTATCATTGCTGACGGCAGATCAGATAAAATACCTGCACTTCCCCCATGCTCATAGAACAAAAATTGAAGTTAGAAGGATTGCCGGTAAATACGGCCTGCAGGTCAGTAATAAAAAAGACAGTCAGGAGGTGTGCTTTCTGGAAGGCGGAGATTATAGAGATTATCTCTCAAAATTTGTTCCGCTGGATTACGGTAAAGGAAATTTTATTCTTAACGGCCTGATTATCGGCGAACACAAAGGAATACTTAATTACACAGTAGGGCAAAGAAAAGGGCTCGGCATAAGCTATCACGAACCTCTCTATGTAAAAAATATCGATCCTCACACCTGCAATATTGAGCTTGCATCAAGACAAAACGTATTTTTCAAAAATATCAAAGCAGTAAACTGCAATTTTGTAACAACTCCACCTGAAAGATTCACCGCCAAAGCCAAAATAAGATACAGAATGACAGAACAAAACTGCTCAGTCGAGATCAGAGAAAACAACACTGCTTTTGTAGAATTTGAGGAAGAAAGGTTTGCACCTGCTCCCGGACAGATACTGAGTATATACGACGGGGACTATGTACTTGGAGGCGGATTTATAAATGAAGTATTTTAA
- a CDS encoding precorrin-2 dehydrogenase/sirohydrochlorin ferrochelatase family protein: protein MFPFVFKIENKKMLFIGGGKVAERKILSLFSFSKPFIKIVAPQITKTLKNLCNDNKIEWKKETFVQKKEFLSFDYIFICTDKREINEKAADFFISFQKEINICDNKEKSTFFMPAVTKFENAMLAVTTSGSDPAYAKKIKNLIEKTLSE from the coding sequence ATGTTTCCTTTTGTCTTTAAGATAGAGAACAAAAAAATGCTGTTCATTGGAGGCGGAAAGGTAGCAGAAAGAAAAATACTTTCTCTGTTTTCTTTTTCGAAACCTTTTATAAAAATTGTGGCTCCTCAGATCACTAAAACGTTAAAAAATCTTTGTAATGACAACAAAATTGAGTGGAAAAAAGAAACATTTGTTCAGAAAAAAGAATTTTTGTCATTCGACTATATTTTTATTTGCACCGATAAAAGGGAAATAAACGAAAAAGCTGCAGATTTTTTTATTAGTTTTCAAAAAGAAATAAACATATGTGATAATAAAGAAAAATCGACTTTTTTTATGCCTGCTGTCACAAAATTTGAAAATGCAATGTTAGCCGTAACTACATCAGGCAGTGATCCGGCCTATGCAAAAAAAATCAAAAATCTAATAGAAAAAACATTAAGCGAGTAA
- a CDS encoding asparagine synthase-related protein, giving the protein MKYFKNYKSCIVALSGGIDSAAVLKLAVDEMGADNVAAATCINSHVFNYEIKNAELIANTLGVKWYTFTSTPSEEFFENVADKCYYCKKSVIAEIFKIAEKYGYQAVCDGSNKDDLDDYRPGMKILNEYGVFSPLLEAEMGKKDAETIAGKICNAEIFFNTESCAATRIKTGRITEARLEKIEKIEDKLRYNYPGIRVRDYGETAKIEFKIIKHLTRLDREIIENVVRKFFENVEFGDS; this is encoded by the coding sequence ATGAAGTATTTTAAAAATTATAAGAGCTGTATTGTCGCTTTAAGCGGAGGAATAGACAGCGCTGCGGTACTGAAACTTGCAGTGGACGAAATGGGAGCGGACAATGTTGCAGCGGCTACCTGCATAAATTCCCACGTTTTTAATTATGAAATCAAAAATGCCGAGCTAATAGCAAATACCCTTGGGGTAAAATGGTATACATTCACATCAACTCCCTCAGAAGAATTTTTCGAAAATGTCGCCGACAAATGCTACTATTGCAAGAAATCGGTCATAGCTGAAATCTTCAAAATCGCAGAGAAATACGGATATCAAGCCGTCTGCGACGGAAGCAACAAAGACGATCTCGATGACTACAGGCCGGGCATGAAAATATTAAACGAATACGGTGTCTTTTCACCTCTGCTTGAAGCAGAAATGGGAAAAAAAGATGCCGAAACGATTGCAGGAAAAATCTGTAACGCAGAAATTTTCTTTAATACTGAATCGTGCGCTGCCACCCGTATCAAAACCGGCCGGATTACCGAAGCAAGGCTTGAAAAAATTGAAAAAATCGAAGACAAACTCAGATACAATTATCCCGGCATACGCGTCAGGGACTACGGAGAAACGGCCAAAATAGAATTCAAGATTATAAAACATTTAACCAGGCTTGACAGAGAAATAATAGAGAATGTTGTGAGAAAATTTTTTGAAAATGTGGAGTTTGGAGATAGTTAA
- a CDS encoding phosphoadenylyl-sulfate reductase — MEYLRNIFEDLISYDENTLLENLLKNYSGCIAFSNGFNPEGQVILHLLSKYPDFKQIHVFTIDTGRLFEETYRLIEESEKFFGIKIRKYFPDYRELEEFITKEGVNCFYKSRELRKECCRIRKVEPMKRAVQGKSIWISGLRKQQSSFRKNLEMVSIDDKNHVVKVNPLINWSREEVWDYIKKHNIPYNELHTKAYLSIGCACCTRAVQAGESERDGRWWWEKDSKKECGLHYQI, encoded by the coding sequence TTGGAATATTTAAGAAATATTTTCGAAGATCTAATCTCTTATGATGAAAATACGTTGCTTGAGAATTTACTGAAGAACTATTCGGGATGTATAGCTTTTTCAAACGGTTTTAATCCGGAGGGGCAGGTTATTCTTCATTTGCTTTCAAAATATCCTGATTTTAAACAAATACATGTTTTTACGATAGATACAGGCAGGTTGTTTGAAGAGACTTACAGGTTAATTGAAGAGAGTGAAAAATTTTTTGGCATAAAAATAAGAAAATATTTTCCTGATTACAGAGAGCTGGAAGAATTTATTACAAAAGAGGGTGTGAACTGTTTTTATAAAAGCCGTGAACTGCGTAAAGAATGCTGCAGAATAAGAAAAGTGGAACCGATGAAAAGAGCTGTACAAGGAAAAAGTATATGGATCAGCGGTCTTAGAAAGCAGCAATCATCTTTTCGTAAAAATCTGGAAATGGTGAGCATAGACGATAAAAACCATGTTGTGAAAGTTAATCCCCTTATTAACTGGAGCCGCGAAGAAGTATGGGATTACATAAAAAAACACAATATTCCATATAATGAGCTGCATACAAAAGCATACCTGAGCATCGGTTGTGCCTGTTGTACAAGAGCTGTTCAGGCAGGTGAAAGTGAAAGGGACGGAAGATGGTGGTGGGAAAAGGACTCTAAAAAAGAATGTGGTCTTCATTACCAAATATGA